A region from the Stygiolobus caldivivus genome encodes:
- a CDS encoding 5-formyltetrahydrofolate cyclo-ligase, whose product MQSKSEIRERIWSLMEERNIAAFPRPVFGRIPNFKGAEKAAENLSRTDEFKEAKFVKINPDSPQRPLRELALRAGKIVLVPTPRLRGDFYLLDPAKIGNFKAASKISGFPKYGEVADIYSIPKIDMVVVGSVAVTLTGDRVGKGEGYSELEFAILRELGKVDEYTPVVTTVHDIQIVDEIPVEPYDVPLDLIATPTTVIRVKRLRKKPEGLLLNYLSKEKINETPFLKKYLSQRNTNNSF is encoded by the coding sequence AATGGAAGAAAGGAATATAGCCGCATTCCCGAGGCCGGTTTTTGGCAGAATACCTAATTTTAAAGGGGCAGAAAAGGCCGCAGAGAATTTATCTAGGACTGATGAGTTTAAGGAGGCAAAATTCGTAAAAATTAACCCTGATTCTCCCCAGAGGCCCCTTAGGGAGCTTGCATTAAGGGCAGGGAAAATTGTTTTAGTCCCGACACCAAGGCTTAGAGGAGATTTTTATCTATTAGACCCTGCTAAGATAGGGAATTTTAAGGCAGCGTCTAAAATTTCTGGCTTCCCAAAGTACGGTGAAGTAGCAGATATCTATAGTATCCCTAAAATAGATATGGTAGTAGTAGGGAGCGTGGCAGTTACTTTAACGGGAGATAGAGTAGGGAAGGGTGAGGGGTATAGTGAACTGGAATTCGCTATTCTGAGAGAACTGGGTAAAGTCGACGAGTATACGCCGGTCGTTACTACTGTTCATGACATCCAAATAGTAGATGAAATACCAGTTGAACCATATGATGTCCCCTTAGATTTAATTGCTACTCCTACTACGGTAATAAGGGTTAAAAGGTTAAGAAAGAAACCGGAAGGACTTCTCTTAAATTATTTATCTAAAGAAAAGATTAACGAGACGCCTTTTTTAAAGAAATATCTAAGTCAGAGAAATACTAATAACAGCTTTTAG
- a CDS encoding helix-turn-helix domain-containing protein yields MSIEINEKITIFKRFLAVAYGLSEAEIDAFLKILESKGGKDVDTISAELGISKSRTSLVLKKLADAGLIEKEKGGNSRGGRPKYIYNVRREELKEKLAKKAEDLCRELKAVISISLT; encoded by the coding sequence ATGAGTATTGAAATTAATGAAAAAATTACGATTTTCAAAAGATTCCTCGCTGTAGCTTACGGTCTATCGGAGGCCGAAATTGATGCATTCTTAAAAATCCTTGAGAGCAAGGGAGGTAAAGACGTAGACACTATATCTGCTGAACTGGGGATAAGTAAAAGTAGGACTAGCTTAGTCTTAAAGAAACTTGCGGATGCTGGATTAATAGAAAAAGAAAAAGGAGGAAACAGCAGAGGTGGAAGACCTAAGTATATTTACAACGTAAGAAGAGAAGAACTTAAGGAAAAATTAGCGAAAAAAGCTGAGGATTTATGCAGAGAACTAAAAGCTGTTATTAGTATTTCTCTGACTTAG
- a CDS encoding Mrp/NBP35 family ATP-binding protein, whose amino-acid sequence MSSGNNPFRISSPQPSRQPRDLRKTAPQAPQAADLKIQMKMKTVKYKIAVLSGKGGVGKSFVSSNLAMALAAAGRSVGIVDVDFHGPSVPKMLGVRGQYLTADDKGDINPVVGPFGIKVVSIDFLLPRDDTPVVWRGAIKHTAIKQFLGDVKWGELDYLIIDMPPGTGDEALSVAQLVPNLTGMIIVTIPSEVSTLAVKRSITFAKTINAKILGVVENMSYFLCPSDNKPYYIFGEGKGKKMAEEMGVPLLGQIPLDPVVAQANDLGEPFFLKYPDDPASKEFMNIAEKVIHVVEQNSSDQPS is encoded by the coding sequence TTGAGTAGCGGAAATAACCCGTTCAGGATCTCTTCTCCACAACCTAGTAGACAGCCGAGAGACTTGAGAAAAACGGCACCACAGGCTCCTCAAGCTGCTGACCTGAAAATACAGATGAAAATGAAAACAGTTAAGTATAAAATAGCGGTATTAAGCGGAAAGGGAGGAGTAGGTAAGTCATTCGTTTCATCTAATCTTGCAATGGCGTTAGCTGCTGCAGGAAGAAGCGTAGGAATAGTTGATGTCGACTTTCACGGTCCCTCAGTCCCAAAGATGTTGGGAGTAAGAGGACAATACCTTACTGCTGATGATAAAGGAGATATAAACCCAGTCGTTGGACCTTTCGGTATAAAAGTTGTTTCAATAGATTTCCTCCTACCTAGAGATGATACACCAGTAGTATGGAGAGGAGCTATTAAACATACGGCAATTAAACAGTTTTTAGGAGATGTTAAGTGGGGAGAGCTTGATTACCTCATTATAGACATGCCACCTGGCACCGGAGATGAGGCTTTATCAGTTGCCCAATTAGTCCCGAACCTCACCGGGATGATAATAGTTACCATACCCTCTGAAGTATCCACACTAGCGGTTAAGAGGTCAATTACATTCGCAAAGACCATAAACGCGAAAATCTTAGGTGTAGTAGAGAATATGAGCTACTTCCTGTGTCCTAGCGATAACAAACCTTATTACATATTCGGAGAAGGAAAAGGAAAGAAAATGGCTGAGGAAATGGGTGTACCATTATTAGGGCAAATACCTTTAGACCCGGTGGTAGCACAAGCTAATGACTTAGGTGAACCCTTCTTCCTAAAATACCCTGACGACCCCGCATCAAAGGAGTTCATGAACATAGCTGAAAAAGTAATTCACGTGGTAGAACAAAACAGCAGTGATCAGCCTTCATAG